A genomic segment from Desulfurispirillum indicum S5 encodes:
- the groES gene encoding co-chaperone GroES: MNIRPLQDRIIVKRIEAEEKTASGIIIPDTAKEKPMEGNVMAVGPGKALDNGNTIVPTVKAGDKVLFSKYAGTEVKIDGQEYIIMREDDILGVIEG; the protein is encoded by the coding sequence ATGAATATTCGTCCATTGCAAGACCGAATCATCGTCAAGCGCATCGAAGCAGAAGAGAAGACTGCCAGCGGAATCATCATTCCCGATACGGCCAAAGAGAAGCCCATGGAAGGCAATGTCATGGCAGTTGGCCCCGGCAAGGCACTTGATAATGGCAATACCATTGTTCCTACGGTAAAAGCTGGTGACAAGGTGCTCTTCAGCAAGTACGCCGGCACCGAAGTGAAAATCGACGGCCAGGAGTACATCATCATGCGTGAAGACGATATCCTGGGCGTTATTGAAGGCTGA
- the groL gene encoding chaperonin GroEL (60 kDa chaperone family; promotes refolding of misfolded polypeptides especially under stressful conditions; forms two stacked rings of heptamers to form a barrel-shaped 14mer; ends can be capped by GroES; misfolded proteins enter the barrel where they are refolded when GroES binds) → MAKQIIFGEKARKTILQGVDALADTVKVTLGPKGRNVVIEKKFGAPLITKDGVTVAKEIELQDPFENMGAQMVKEVSSKTSDIAGDGTTTATILAQAIYREGIKNVIAGANPMELKKGIDAAVDVVVKNLKDISKEINSKKEIAQVGTISANSDETIGEILAEAMEKVGKDGVITIEEAKSMETTLETVEGMQFDRGYLSPYFVTDSEKMVAQLENPFILLYDKKISSMRDLLPVLEQIAKTGKPLLIIAEDIDGEALATLVVNRLRGVLNVCAVKAPGFGDRRKAMLEDIAILTGGEVVSEELGHKLENVTLDTLGQAKSAKVDKENTTIVDGVGKADDIKGRIATIKRQIEETTSEYDKEKLQERLAKLAGGVAVIQVGAATETEMKEKKARVEDALNATRAAVEEGIVPGGGVALLRSVPAVEKVLDGLEGDEKVGARIIVRALEEPIRQICSNAGLEGSIIINKILEQGNLNYGFDARKEIYVDMIEAGIIDPTKVGRTAIQNAASIAALMLTTEACISDIPEKKEAGMPGGMGGMGGMDGMGMM, encoded by the coding sequence ATGGCTAAGCAGATTATTTTTGGCGAAAAAGCCCGTAAGACCATACTTCAGGGTGTTGATGCCCTGGCGGATACCGTAAAGGTAACCCTCGGCCCCAAAGGTCGCAATGTTGTTATCGAGAAGAAGTTCGGCGCCCCTCTGATCACCAAGGATGGCGTGACCGTTGCCAAGGAGATTGAACTTCAGGACCCTTTTGAAAACATGGGTGCTCAGATGGTCAAGGAAGTTTCCTCGAAAACTTCCGATATCGCTGGTGACGGAACGACCACTGCCACCATCCTGGCCCAGGCCATCTACCGCGAAGGCATCAAGAACGTCATCGCCGGTGCCAACCCCATGGAGCTGAAAAAGGGTATAGATGCCGCCGTTGACGTGGTGGTGAAGAACCTGAAGGACATCAGCAAGGAAATCAACAGCAAAAAAGAGATTGCCCAGGTGGGAACCATCTCTGCCAACAGTGATGAAACCATTGGGGAAATCCTGGCCGAGGCCATGGAGAAAGTCGGCAAGGATGGTGTCATTACCATCGAGGAAGCCAAGTCCATGGAAACTACCCTGGAGACGGTTGAAGGCATGCAGTTTGACCGCGGCTACCTCTCCCCCTACTTTGTCACGGACTCCGAAAAGATGGTGGCACAACTGGAAAATCCCTTTATCCTCCTCTACGACAAAAAAATCTCCAGCATGCGCGATCTTCTGCCCGTGCTTGAGCAGATTGCCAAAACCGGCAAGCCCCTGCTGATCATCGCCGAAGATATTGACGGTGAAGCATTGGCCACCCTGGTGGTCAACCGCCTGCGCGGCGTGCTCAACGTGTGCGCTGTCAAGGCTCCTGGCTTTGGTGATCGCCGTAAGGCCATGCTGGAAGATATCGCGATCCTGACCGGTGGCGAAGTGGTCTCCGAAGAGCTTGGCCACAAGCTGGAGAATGTTACTCTTGATACGCTTGGTCAGGCCAAGTCCGCCAAGGTTGACAAAGAAAATACCACTATCGTTGATGGCGTTGGCAAAGCTGATGATATCAAAGGCCGCATTGCCACGATCAAAAGGCAGATCGAGGAGACGACCTCCGAGTACGATAAGGAGAAACTGCAGGAACGTCTTGCCAAGCTGGCAGGAGGCGTAGCGGTTATCCAGGTGGGCGCTGCCACGGAAACTGAGATGAAAGAGAAAAAGGCCCGCGTTGAGGATGCCCTGAACGCAACACGCGCGGCCGTTGAAGAAGGAATCGTGCCTGGCGGCGGCGTTGCCCTGCTGCGCAGCGTTCCCGCTGTTGAAAAGGTTCTTGATGGCCTGGAGGGCGACGAAAAAGTTGGCGCCAGAATTATCGTGCGCGCCCTGGAAGAGCCCATCCGTCAGATCTGCAGCAATGCTGGTCTTGAAGGCTCCATCATCATCAACAAGATTCTTGAGCAAGGCAACCTGAACTACGGTTTCGATGCCCGCAAAGAGATCTACGTGGATATGATTGAAGCTGGTATTATCGACCCCACGAAGGTTGGACGCACCGCCATCCAGAACGCGGCCTCCATCGCTGCTCTGATGCTGACCACTGAAGCCTGCATCTCCGACATCCCCGAGAAGAAGGAAGCCGGTATGCCTGGCGGAATGGGCGGAATGGGCGGTATGGACGGCATGGGGATGATGTAA
- a CDS encoding DUF1538 domain-containing protein, which yields MHDIKETIHEVIFAVLPIACVVILMQFTIIWLPMETFLQFLAGLVMVTLGLMFFLVGVQVGLLPVGEMIGSALPRTGKASLVIIFGFILGFVVTVAEPDVRVLAIQVDIVSDGQIGKNLLIYTVALGVAFFVGLAMLRIILNIPITYLLVGGYGAVFLMASFTPAHFIPISFDAGGVTTGPMTVPFILALGVGVASVLRGKTASSDGFGLVALASIGPILAVMLLGVFFT from the coding sequence ATGCATGATATTAAGGAAACCATACACGAAGTTATTTTTGCGGTGCTGCCCATTGCCTGCGTGGTTATCCTGATGCAGTTCACCATCATCTGGCTTCCCATGGAAACCTTCCTGCAGTTTCTGGCGGGGCTGGTCATGGTGACCCTGGGGCTCATGTTCTTTCTGGTAGGTGTCCAGGTGGGTCTGCTGCCTGTCGGGGAGATGATTGGCTCGGCCCTGCCCCGCACCGGTAAGGCCAGTCTGGTGATAATCTTCGGCTTTATTCTGGGGTTTGTGGTGACGGTGGCGGAGCCTGATGTACGCGTGCTGGCTATCCAGGTGGACATAGTCTCGGACGGTCAGATTGGCAAGAATCTGCTGATCTATACCGTGGCCCTTGGGGTAGCCTTTTTTGTCGGCCTGGCCATGTTGCGCATTATCCTGAATATTCCCATAACCTATCTGCTCGTCGGAGGCTACGGAGCAGTATTTCTGATGGCATCATTTACTCCGGCCCACTTTATCCCCATTTCCTTTGATGCCGGGGGAGTTACCACCGGCCCCATGACGGTGCCCTTTATTCTGGCTCTGGGCGTTGGTGTGGCATCGGTACTGCGGGGGAAAACCGCCTCCAGCGATGGATTTGGCCTGGTGGCCCTGGCATCCATTGGCCCCATCCTGGCGGTGATGCTGCTGGGGGTATTCTTCACATGA
- a CDS encoding DUF1538 domain-containing protein — MNIQIFAGFSHVLTEVAFALIPLLVLFMIFQFFFLKLPMRRLVDIFKGMILTFIGLALFLQGVHIGFLPTGEYMGAIMGAFRHNWVLIPIGFVLGFVATFAEPAVRILNIEVEKVSSGYIPRKVMLYTLSIGVALSIALSMARMLLGIPLWYIIIPGYLLALLMIRYSTKTFTAVAFDSGGVATGPMTVTFIMAMSVGAATVMEGRDPLLDGFGMITLVALAPILSVLTLGLLYRRSERQGDKA, encoded by the coding sequence ATGAATATTCAGATCTTCGCCGGATTTTCTCACGTACTGACCGAAGTCGCCTTTGCCCTTATTCCCCTGCTGGTTCTGTTCATGATCTTTCAGTTTTTTTTCCTGAAATTGCCCATGCGTCGGCTGGTGGATATCTTCAAGGGCATGATACTGACCTTTATCGGCCTTGCCCTGTTCCTCCAGGGGGTACACATCGGCTTTCTGCCTACCGGAGAGTATATGGGCGCCATCATGGGGGCCTTCAGGCATAACTGGGTGCTGATTCCCATCGGGTTTGTGCTGGGGTTTGTGGCCACTTTTGCCGAGCCGGCCGTGCGCATTCTCAACATTGAGGTGGAAAAGGTCTCCAGTGGCTACATTCCCCGCAAGGTCATGCTCTATACCCTCTCCATTGGCGTTGCGCTTTCCATCGCCCTCTCCATGGCCCGCATGCTGTTGGGAATTCCCCTGTGGTACATCATTATTCCCGGCTACCTGCTGGCCCTGCTGATGATTCGCTATTCCACCAAGACATTTACGGCGGTGGCTTTCGACTCTGGCGGCGTAGCCACGGGCCCCATGACCGTTACCTTTATTATGGCCATGTCCGTGGGAGCGGCCACGGTGATGGAGGGGCGCGATCCCCTGCTGGATGGCTTTGGCATGATTACCCTGGTGGCCCTGGCCCCCATTCTTTCCGTTCTCACACTGGGACTGCTGTATCGTCGCAGTGAAAGGCAAGGAGACAAGGCATGA
- a CDS encoding P-II family nitrogen regulator has translation MINHKLLVTIVKKGLSQKVIKASKQAGAEGGTTIPGKGTGLAQKNFLGFCIEPEKEIILTLISKEVMNGALEAIARSAELDKTGNGIAFVIDVCQVIGIAHLTEACELSCSAGGCMSNTGYELIVTVVNKGNAEIVVDATKRAGAQGGTIIYGRGTGIHEQAKLFSIAIEPEKELVLTLIERARVQDVLSAIQEDVAINEPGRGISFVLPVEQTMGIKSHAAAQVVSECNGSE, from the coding sequence ATGATTAACCATAAACTCCTGGTGACTATTGTCAAGAAGGGCCTGTCGCAGAAGGTCATCAAAGCCTCTAAACAGGCGGGTGCCGAAGGTGGGACCACCATCCCCGGCAAGGGCACGGGTCTGGCCCAGAAGAATTTTTTGGGTTTTTGTATTGAGCCGGAAAAGGAGATTATCCTGACCCTGATTTCAAAAGAAGTGATGAACGGGGCCCTGGAGGCCATTGCCCGGTCGGCTGAGCTGGATAAGACCGGAAATGGGATTGCCTTTGTGATTGATGTGTGTCAGGTGATCGGCATTGCCCACCTGACGGAAGCGTGTGAGCTGAGCTGCAGTGCGGGAGGATGTATGAGTAATACCGGATATGAGCTTATTGTGACGGTGGTCAACAAGGGCAATGCGGAAATCGTCGTGGATGCCACCAAGCGGGCAGGAGCTCAGGGTGGGACAATCATTTATGGACGTGGAACGGGAATTCACGAGCAGGCGAAGCTCTTCTCCATTGCCATAGAACCGGAAAAGGAGCTGGTGTTGACCCTGATTGAACGGGCCAGGGTGCAGGATGTGCTGAGTGCCATTCAGGAAGATGTGGCCATCAACGAACCTGGCAGGGGAATCTCCTTTGTGTTGCCTGTGGAGCAGACCATGGGCATCAAAAGCCATGCTGCCGCCCAGGTTGTTTCGGAGTGCAATGGCTCCGAGTGA
- a CDS encoding ArsR/SmtB family transcription factor has translation MEEYRGQYTLIGEVAKALAHPTRLFILELIARKRVCVQDIVDMTSYDQSTISRHLGILASTGIVTAQRCGHRIYYRVKHPCIMNFFTCARVFLDEEHAEKLTQLRRQSKSA, from the coding sequence ATGGAGGAGTATCGAGGACAGTATACTTTAATTGGTGAAGTGGCAAAGGCACTTGCACACCCAACACGACTGTTTATCCTGGAGCTCATTGCCAGAAAAAGGGTGTGCGTACAGGATATAGTGGATATGACGTCCTATGACCAGTCAACCATTTCCCGCCACCTCGGCATCCTGGCTTCTACTGGCATTGTCACCGCTCAGAGGTGTGGTCACAGAATTTACTATCGCGTAAAGCATCCTTGCATCATGAATTTTTTCACCTGCGCGCGGGTCTTCCTTGATGAAGAGCACGCTGAAAAGCTCACCCAGCTTCGCCGTCAGAGCAAGTCAGCATAG
- a CDS encoding 4Fe-4S binding protein yields the protein MRFHYRPALPDWSNITTWRRLVQFSVVFFIFLIPFLNTLKIHFAKGTFYSLDIGELAMADPIAIFQVMLASTSISAAMLASLAIPLLLMVILGRVWCSWACPYYLISDGIAALRRKLGLPEHNASTMCPSRRANAFRFGFLLAGMVLVGVAGVPVLNLILPPGILSSQALVLVKFGYITFEMALIFALIMIELLRPRFWCRLFCPTGTCLSAFKTQRGIHITLDPTQCTQCGQCQSACPMGLDPRRQGHDPLCHNCGECIDVCRQSSGKSCALFFSMGTQGRRTSSGN from the coding sequence ATGAGATTTCACTATCGGCCAGCACTGCCCGACTGGTCCAATATTACCACCTGGAGAAGGCTGGTGCAGTTTTCCGTGGTCTTCTTCATCTTTTTGATCCCCTTTCTGAACACCCTCAAAATCCACTTTGCCAAGGGCACCTTCTACTCACTGGATATCGGGGAGCTGGCTATGGCTGATCCCATTGCCATCTTCCAGGTCATGCTGGCATCCACCAGCATTTCAGCTGCCATGCTGGCCTCCCTGGCCATTCCTCTGCTGCTCATGGTAATCCTCGGCAGGGTCTGGTGCAGCTGGGCCTGCCCCTACTACCTCATCAGCGATGGCATTGCTGCCCTGAGAAGAAAACTGGGCCTTCCAGAGCACAACGCTTCAACCATGTGCCCATCCCGGCGCGCCAATGCATTTCGTTTTGGCTTCCTGCTGGCGGGAATGGTCTTAGTAGGAGTCGCCGGGGTACCGGTGCTGAATCTGATTCTCCCTCCGGGGATTCTTTCCTCCCAGGCACTGGTGCTGGTGAAGTTCGGCTATATAACCTTTGAAATGGCGCTGATTTTCGCCCTGATCATGATTGAACTGCTGCGGCCACGCTTCTGGTGCCGCCTTTTCTGCCCCACGGGAACCTGCCTGAGTGCCTTTAAAACCCAGCGCGGAATACACATTACTCTGGATCCGACCCAGTGCACGCAATGTGGACAGTGCCAGAGTGCCTGCCCCATGGGGCTGGACCCCCGTCGCCAGGGCCACGATCCCTTGTGTCATAACTGTGGTGAGTGCATTGATGTGTGCAGACAAAGCTCTGGCAAAAGCTGCGCCCTGTTCTTTTCCATGGGAACCCAGGGCAGACGCACAAGTTCTGGAAACTAA
- a CDS encoding 4Fe-4S dicluster domain-containing protein — MSGLVQWLRSALNENPFKDDFAADRMRPPGAVEEERFMELCIRCARCIEVCPYSSIQRSSYYDRLQIGTPYVYAQQRGCYLCMLCPPVCPTGALDPHVIRPLQVRMGIARINEKTCLNYIYEQDELQGVSRDGSAMICNVCFNVCPLRDTAIILKNGLLPVITDECVGCGACVEKCPTRPKSMQIITEGMVDDLRSGMYHLRSRRTSPDTSHGPADGIYHREELLQRKQELSPQGQKPTFEYDFQVQESVEGWE; from the coding sequence ATGAGTGGACTGGTTCAGTGGCTGCGCTCTGCGCTCAACGAAAACCCCTTTAAGGATGACTTCGCTGCCGATCGCATGCGCCCGCCGGGTGCCGTGGAAGAGGAGCGTTTCATGGAGCTGTGTATTCGCTGTGCCCGCTGTATCGAGGTCTGCCCCTACTCCTCCATCCAGCGCTCCAGCTACTATGATCGCCTGCAGATCGGCACTCCCTATGTGTACGCCCAGCAGCGTGGCTGCTACCTGTGCATGCTCTGCCCACCAGTCTGCCCAACGGGGGCGCTGGACCCCCACGTCATCAGGCCCCTGCAGGTGCGCATGGGAATTGCCCGCATCAACGAAAAGACCTGCCTGAACTATATCTATGAGCAGGATGAGCTGCAGGGCGTTTCCCGCGATGGCAGCGCCATGATCTGCAACGTCTGCTTCAACGTCTGTCCCCTGCGCGACACAGCCATTATCCTTAAGAATGGCCTCCTGCCTGTCATTACCGATGAATGCGTTGGCTGCGGGGCCTGCGTGGAGAAATGCCCCACCAGGCCAAAATCCATGCAGATCATCACAGAGGGCATGGTGGACGATCTGCGCAGCGGCATGTACCACCTGCGCAGCCGCCGTACCAGCCCGGACACATCCCATGGTCCAGCGGACGGCATCTACCATCGGGAAGAGTTGCTGCAACGCAAACAGGAGCTCTCACCTCAAGGGCAGAAGCCCACCTTTGAATATGACTTTCAGGTTCAGGAATCCGTCGAGGGGTGGGAATAA
- a CDS encoding chaperone NapD, which produces MVLSACIISLKNPFNEQIARALCQSGRVEIHGVSDDRLQLVAIFEAQDSKDIERLHEEISKQEGVLDVAHHAFHFEDDVEALCSANQQAI; this is translated from the coding sequence ATGGTACTTTCCGCATGCATTATCAGCCTGAAAAATCCCTTTAATGAACAGATTGCACGCGCCCTCTGCCAGTCGGGACGCGTGGAGATCCACGGTGTGTCCGACGACAGGCTCCAGCTGGTAGCCATATTCGAGGCCCAGGACAGCAAGGACATCGAGCGCCTGCACGAAGAGATCAGTAAACAAGAAGGCGTTCTCGACGTGGCCCACCACGCCTTTCACTTTGAAGATGACGTGGAAGCACTCTGCAGCGCGAATCAACAGGCCATCTAA
- a CDS encoding molybdopterin oxidoreductase family protein: MSLKRRDFLKMSMAASAVAASGVSFSSLAQTMQDDGVEKWVKGVCRFCGYGCGVYVGVKGEKVVSIKGNPDAQTNFGFLCVKGFLAYKSMYHPDRLTHPLIRQSDGNFKRASWNEALDLIASKFKYFHEKHGKDSVAYYGSGQCTTEETYSFNKLWKAGFRSNMVEGNPRLCMASAVGGYISTYGADEPAGAYADFEKSKCLFIVGSNMSECHPVGFRRIMRHKRNNPDVKIIVCEPRKTSTASIADLWLPVDPGTDLAVFHSMAHEIIKNNWIDQGFVERHTRITDGSKALTLEEYGKFLEQFNPEAVEKITRCPAENIRQAAQWFATSGASMSVWCMGLNQRTRGVWANNLIHNLHLLTGNIGKPGADPFSMTGQPNACGGVREAGALSHLLPGTKPVANDAWRAHVEKMWKVPPGTIDPKPGFPTMKMFESLGAENDPNKPIKAMLVCTTNPAQSLPNLNKYLKGMDDAFLVVLDIFPTRTTQFADVILPAAFLYEKGGVYGCSERRSQFTEKAVNPPGEARADLWIVAQLAKRMGHEKLLPWNEADTMKAGEKAWNDYVQITKDTGHTLLGATYQRLRESKTGLQWPVPSIDHPGTYKRYVKGMDPHMERLQKAGTIPSEATVYFYEDARKEGKANIFVRPYQEAAEMPDREYPFFFTTGRTVEQWHTGTMTMRIPEIARSHPNDYLEIHPDDARRNRIAMGDMVKVVSRRGEVTLPARITDGTMPGVLFTHMHDQAISRMCNFVCNDAVDPGSAEPEYKIAAVKIQRVSGPQDVADGYIIRDVNSRFM, translated from the coding sequence ATGTCACTGAAACGCAGAGATTTTCTCAAGATGTCCATGGCAGCCAGCGCGGTTGCTGCTTCAGGTGTATCTTTTTCATCTTTGGCTCAGACCATGCAGGACGATGGCGTGGAAAAGTGGGTCAAGGGCGTGTGCCGATTCTGCGGCTACGGCTGCGGCGTCTATGTGGGCGTCAAAGGCGAGAAGGTTGTCTCCATCAAGGGCAACCCCGATGCCCAGACCAACTTCGGCTTCCTGTGCGTCAAGGGCTTCCTGGCCTACAAGTCCATGTACCATCCCGACCGCCTGACCCATCCCCTCATCCGTCAGAGCGATGGCAACTTCAAGCGCGCCTCCTGGAATGAGGCCCTCGACCTGATCGCCAGCAAGTTCAAATATTTCCACGAAAAGCATGGTAAGGATTCCGTGGCCTACTACGGCTCGGGCCAGTGCACCACCGAAGAGACCTACTCATTCAACAAGCTCTGGAAAGCCGGTTTCCGCAGTAACATGGTAGAAGGAAATCCCCGCCTGTGTATGGCCAGCGCCGTTGGCGGCTACATCAGTACCTATGGAGCTGATGAGCCCGCCGGAGCCTATGCCGACTTTGAAAAGTCCAAGTGCCTGTTCATTGTTGGCTCCAACATGAGCGAGTGCCATCCCGTGGGATTTCGTCGCATCATGCGCCACAAGCGCAATAACCCTGATGTGAAAATCATTGTCTGCGAGCCGCGTAAGACCTCAACAGCCAGCATTGCCGATCTGTGGCTTCCCGTTGATCCGGGCACAGACCTGGCCGTTTTCCACAGCATGGCCCACGAGATCATCAAGAACAACTGGATTGACCAGGGCTTCGTGGAGCGCCACACTCGCATTACCGATGGCAGCAAGGCCCTGACCTTAGAAGAGTATGGCAAGTTCCTGGAGCAGTTCAATCCAGAAGCGGTGGAGAAAATTACCCGCTGCCCTGCCGAAAATATCCGCCAGGCCGCCCAGTGGTTTGCCACCAGTGGTGCCTCCATGTCAGTCTGGTGCATGGGCCTGAACCAGCGCACCCGTGGCGTGTGGGCCAACAACCTGATCCACAACCTGCACCTGCTGACGGGCAATATCGGCAAGCCGGGAGCGGATCCTTTCTCCATGACCGGTCAGCCCAATGCCTGTGGTGGTGTGCGCGAAGCTGGTGCCCTTTCCCACTTGCTGCCCGGCACCAAGCCAGTGGCTAACGACGCCTGGCGTGCCCATGTGGAGAAAATGTGGAAGGTCCCCCCTGGCACTATCGATCCCAAACCCGGCTTCCCCACCATGAAGATGTTTGAAAGCCTGGGCGCAGAAAACGACCCGAACAAGCCCATTAAAGCCATGCTGGTCTGCACCACCAACCCTGCCCAGAGTCTGCCCAACCTCAACAAATACCTGAAGGGCATGGATGACGCCTTCCTGGTGGTGCTGGATATTTTCCCCACCCGCACCACCCAGTTTGCCGATGTCATCCTGCCAGCGGCCTTCCTGTACGAGAAGGGCGGCGTCTATGGTTGCTCCGAACGCCGCAGCCAGTTCACGGAGAAAGCGGTCAACCCTCCCGGAGAGGCCAGGGCCGATCTGTGGATCGTGGCCCAGCTGGCCAAACGCATGGGCCACGAGAAGCTGCTTCCCTGGAATGAGGCAGACACCATGAAAGCTGGCGAAAAGGCCTGGAATGACTATGTACAGATAACCAAGGACACTGGCCACACCCTCCTGGGCGCCACCTACCAGCGGCTGCGTGAGTCGAAAACCGGCCTGCAGTGGCCTGTACCCAGCATCGATCACCCCGGCACCTACAAGCGCTACGTCAAGGGCATGGATCCCCACATGGAGCGTTTGCAGAAAGCAGGGACCATCCCGTCTGAAGCCACCGTCTACTTTTATGAGGACGCTCGCAAGGAAGGCAAGGCCAACATCTTTGTGCGCCCCTATCAGGAGGCGGCGGAAATGCCTGATCGCGAATATCCCTTCTTCTTCACCACCGGTCGAACGGTGGAGCAGTGGCACACCGGAACCATGACCATGCGTATTCCGGAAATTGCCCGCTCCCATCCCAACGACTATCTGGAAATCCACCCCGACGATGCGCGTCGCAACCGCATTGCCATGGGCGACATGGTAAAGGTGGTCAGCCGTCGCGGCGAGGTGACCCTGCCCGCCAGGATTACCGACGGAACCATGCCCGGCGTGCTTTTTACCCATATGCACGACCAGGCAATCAGCCGTATGTGCAACTTTGTGTGCAACGACGCCGTGGACCCCGGATCAGCTGAACCCGAGTACAAAATCGCTGCCGTAAAAATTCAGCGCGTCAGCGGCCCCCAGGATGTGGCTGACGGCTACATCATCCGCGACGTGAACAGCCGGTTCATGTAA
- a CDS encoding AtpZ/AtpI family protein → MAGEKKGVGEFIHKTHRVFFFIALGKFCILYTGIFLSWPFSRGKSAVCALKGPVVVFNGSIMGLTVFLRLWYKPYVCEGEDRLSKGGFVMNKNHQGSGRGAFARQMAQASSIGISFILAFALCVFLGYQADLWFGWHPWGKIAGVLYGVAAGVRNMWVLAKRYGGMDDHKNETPKDP, encoded by the coding sequence GTGGCAGGCGAGAAAAAAGGTGTCGGTGAATTTATTCACAAGACCCATCGCGTTTTTTTCTTCATTGCGCTGGGGAAATTTTGTATACTGTATACAGGTATCTTCTTAAGCTGGCCATTTAGCAGGGGTAAGAGTGCTGTGTGTGCTCTGAAAGGGCCTGTGGTGGTATTCAATGGCTCTATTATGGGGTTGACAGTTTTTTTGCGGCTATGGTACAAGCCGTATGTTTGTGAAGGAGAAGACAGGCTCTCAAAAGGTGGTTTTGTCATGAATAAAAACCATCAGGGTTCAGGTCGGGGGGCATTCGCCAGGCAAATGGCCCAGGCCAGCTCCATTGGCATTTCCTTCATACTGGCATTCGCGCTCTGTGTTTTTCTGGGGTATCAGGCAGACCTGTGGTTTGGTTGGCATCCCTGGGGGAAAATCGCGGGTGTCCTTTATGGAGTGGCCGCGGGAGTTCGCAATATGTGGGTGCTGGCAAAGCGCTATGGCGGAATGGATGATCACAAGAATGAAACTCCCAAAGACCCTTGA